One Mycolicibacterium sp. ND9-15 genomic window, CCGGGCCGCGACACACCTGCGTTGGCGCAGATCAGAGGCGGCTGACGGTACATTCAGGTCCACCAACCCCATTTCCGGGGGGCTGCGCGCGCGGCTTAGTCGATGGAGGTGCCCTAGGTGGCAAGGCAGGCGACCGCGGAGAAGCGTCAGCGACGCGAGCGCGGATCGATCAATCCCGACGACATCATCAAGGGCGCCTTCGAGCTCGCCGAAGAGGTGGGCATCGACAACCTGTCCATGCCGCTGCTCGGCAAGCACCTCGGCGTCGGCGTCACGAGCATCTACTGGTACTTCCGCAAGAAGGACGATCTTCTCAACGCGATGACCGACCGCGCGCTGCGCCAGTATGTCTTCGCCACGCCGTATGTGGAGGCCAAGGACTGGCGTGAGACGCTGAGCAACCACGCGCGCACCATGCGAAAGACGTTCATGGGCAACCCGATCCTGTGCGACCTGATTCTCATCCGATCGGCGCTGAGTCCGCGGATGGCCAAGCTCGGCGTGCAGGAGGTCGAGAAGGCGATCGCAGGCCTGGTAGAAGCCGGGCTGTCCCCCGACGACGCGTTCGACACCTACTCGGCGGTGTCGGTGCATGTTCGTGGATCCGTTGTGCTGCACCGGCTTCGGGAGAAAAACCGAGCGGCCAACGAAGGACCGAGCGACATCGAGGAGACGATGAGCATCGACGCCGACAGCACGCCGCTGCTGGCTTTGGTCACCGAGAGGGGCCACCATATCGGCGCCGCCGACGACAAGAACTTCGAGTTCGGCCTCGAGTGCATACTCGACCACGCGAGTCGCCTGATCGCGGACAACAAGCCGGCCAAGCGTAAACGTTAGCGATTTCGGTGCGCTATCAATCGCTCAGCGACTGGTAGCGCACCCAAATCACTCAGACTTCGATGACGACTGCGCCGCCCTGCCCACCGCCGGCACACATCGCGGCGACACCGATGCCACCGCCGCGCCGCTGCAGTTCGTAGACCAGGGTGGTGACCATCCGCGCACCCGATGCGGCGATGGGATGACCGAGGCTGCAACCACTTCCGGAGAAGTTGACCAGCTCCTCGTCGAGGCCGTACTCGCGGCACGCGGCGATTGGCACCGAGGCGAACGCCTCGTTGATCTCCCACAGCGCGACGTCGGAGGGCTTCAGGCCGGCGCGGTCGAGCACCTTGCCGATCACCTTCACCGCGCCCAGGCCCGTGTCGCGCGGTGGCACACCGGCCGCGGCCCACGCCTTGACGGCGGCCATCTTCGTCAGGTTCTCCGCGTCGGCGTAGGCGCTGTCGACCAGTGCGACCGCGGCAGCGGCGTCATTGGTTCCGCTGCTGTTGCCCGCAGTGATCGAGAACCCCTCGATCTCGGGATGAAGCGGCTTGAGGCCCGCCAACTTCTCGACGGTGGTGTCGCGGCGCGGATGCTCGTCGATGTTGAACTCGATCACCGAGCCGTCGAACTGCTGCACCTTCAGCGGCACGATCTCGTCGACGAACTTGCCCGCGTCGATCGCCGCTATCGCGCGCTGATGCGACCGCGCGGCCCACGCGTCCATCTCCTCACGGGTGATGCCGACCGCCTGCGCGGTGTTCCACCCGACGGTGACCGACATGTCGCGGGTCGGCGCGTCGGGGGTTTCGACGTGGGTGGGCGGCATCCACTTCTCCTCGAACTTCAGTTCGGGGCCCGGGATGCGCCAGTTGACCAGCGGCGTCATCGACAGCGACTGCACACCACCGGCGATCAGCGCACGCTCCATGCCCGAGCCGATCTGCGCGGCCGCGTTGCCGATCGCGGTGAGGCTACCCGCGCAGTGCCGGTTCACCGACTGCCCCGGCACCTCCTGCAGGCCGGTCGCGTCGGCGGCATAACGGGCCAGATCGCCTCCGCCGTAATGCGATTCGGCGAAGATGAGGTCGTCGATGGCGTTCGGGTCGATCCCCGAGCGGCGGATCACCTCCGGCAGCACGGTGGTGATCAGCTCTTCCGGCGGGGTGTTGACCAGCGTTCCCTTGAAGGATCGGCCGATCGCGGTCCTGGCGGCACCTACGATGACGGGTGTGGGCATGTTGTCCACCTCGGGTTTCGACGTTAGCGACGTTACAAAACTAGCAGATACTGTAGCGAGGCCGTTAGCCGGGCTCGGGCACGTGGAAATGCTCGTCGCGCAGCCGGAACGCTTCCTTGGCGCCGTACTGCGCACGGGTCTTGACGAAGTTGAACTCACCCTCGGCGAACTGCAGGTTCGTTCCGTAGGCATGGAACAGGTAGCTCGCCACTTCCTCACCCTGATAGGCCTGGCTCTGCTCGACGAGGCGGAACGCCTCCTTGGCGATCACGACGCCGTCGGCGGGCATCTTGGCTGCCTTCTCCGCCCAGTAGCGCGCCCGCGCCGCAACCTGGTCGGCGCCGCAGGTGTCGGTGAACACCCCGAGGTGCTCGACCGCGCCCGCCTCGATGACGTCGCCGGTCAGCAGCAACCGACGCGCCAGCACCGGACCGAGTCGGTGGAAGAACATGTGCAGGCTGCCCAGCGCGGGACCGAGGAACCGGGTGGCCGGCATGCCGATCTTGGTGCTGCGCGCGATCACCGAGATATCGGTCATCAACGCCATCTCGAAACCGCCACCCAAGGCGTACCCGTTGATCTCCCCCACCGTGACCTTCGGGAATCCCATGAAGTTGTGGTAGAAGCCGAACGTCTTGCGATCCACGGTCAACCGCCGGCGCTGGCTGGGACGCCTCTTGGCTTGTGCCGAGGCCTCATCGCCGTACCAGCCGTAGGCGTTGTTCATATCGGCCCCGGTGCTGAACACGCCGTCGGCGCCGCG contains:
- a CDS encoding TetR/AcrR family transcriptional regulator; translation: MARQATAEKRQRRERGSINPDDIIKGAFELAEEVGIDNLSMPLLGKHLGVGVTSIYWYFRKKDDLLNAMTDRALRQYVFATPYVEAKDWRETLSNHARTMRKTFMGNPILCDLILIRSALSPRMAKLGVQEVEKAIAGLVEAGLSPDDAFDTYSAVSVHVRGSVVLHRLREKNRAANEGPSDIEETMSIDADSTPLLALVTERGHHIGAADDKNFEFGLECILDHASRLIADNKPAKRKR
- a CDS encoding thiolase family protein — its product is MPTPVIVGAARTAIGRSFKGTLVNTPPEELITTVLPEVIRRSGIDPNAIDDLIFAESHYGGGDLARYAADATGLQEVPGQSVNRHCAGSLTAIGNAAAQIGSGMERALIAGGVQSLSMTPLVNWRIPGPELKFEEKWMPPTHVETPDAPTRDMSVTVGWNTAQAVGITREEMDAWAARSHQRAIAAIDAGKFVDEIVPLKVQQFDGSVIEFNIDEHPRRDTTVEKLAGLKPLHPEIEGFSITAGNSSGTNDAAAAVALVDSAYADAENLTKMAAVKAWAAAGVPPRDTGLGAVKVIGKVLDRAGLKPSDVALWEINEAFASVPIAACREYGLDEELVNFSGSGCSLGHPIAASGARMVTTLVYELQRRGGGIGVAAMCAGGGQGGAVVIEV
- a CDS encoding enoyl-CoA hydratase/isomerase family protein encodes the protein MTDDRVLFEVDHQKRIATITFNNPARRNSYDAAMRDAVARYLDQVAADDDITVVLLRGADGVFSTGADMNNAYGWYGDEASAQAKRRPSQRRRLTVDRKTFGFYHNFMGFPKVTVGEINGYALGGGFEMALMTDISVIARSTKIGMPATRFLGPALGSLHMFFHRLGPVLARRLLLTGDVIEAGAVEHLGVFTDTCGADQVAARARYWAEKAAKMPADGVVIAKEAFRLVEQSQAYQGEEVASYLFHAYGTNLQFAEGEFNFVKTRAQYGAKEAFRLRDEHFHVPEPG